The Brassica oleracea var. oleracea cultivar TO1000 chromosome C6, BOL, whole genome shotgun sequence genome includes a region encoding these proteins:
- the LOC106299410 gene encoding uncharacterized protein LOC106299410 isoform X2 has product MNASQINVASDRFCSLEQDAVDMTLEDQEDACRYARREKHNFSREQRKLIQVMNVKRKRDFLCLENVNGEMVNILEGLELHTDVFNAVEQQKIVDKVCELQEKARKGELKRGFTPKGKGRSAIQFGCCFNYRTSKAGTPAGILRHETVEPLPALFKVIIRRLVEWHVLPPTCVPDCCVVNIYDEGDCIPPHVDNHDFLRPFCTVSFLSECNILFGSNLKLEENGEYSGGSYSLPLPVGSVLVLNGNGANVAKHCVPEVPTKRISITFRKMNESKRPIWFTPEPDLQWIQPLQVELESSSSSDHVY; this is encoded by the exons ATGAACGCCTCACAAATCAACGTTGCCTCCGACCGATTCTGCTCTCTAGAACAAG ATGCTGTTGATATGACATTGGAGGATCAGGAAGATGCATGTAGATATGCGAGGCGTGAGAAACATAATTTCTCTAGGGAGCAGAGAAAGCTTATCCAGGTAATGAATGTAAAGAGAAAAAGAGACTTTCTTTGCTTGGAGAACGTTAACGGCGAGATGGTGAACATACTGGAGGGGCTCGAATTGCATACCGACGTTTTCAATGCAGTGGAACAGCAGAAGATAGTTGATAAAGTGTGTGAGCTACAAGAGAAGGCACGTAAAGGAGAACTAA AGCGTGGATTTACTCCTAAAGGAAAAGGACGTTCAGCTATTCAATTCGGTTGTTGTTTCAACTACCGAACA AGCAAAGCTGGAACCCCGGCTGGGATTCTTAGGCATGAAACTGTTGAACCATTACCTGCTCTTTTCAAAGTGATCATTAGAAGGTTGGTTGAATGGCATGTCCTGCCTCCAACTTGTGTACCTGATTGTTGTGTCGTCAACATCTATGATGAAGGTGATTGCATACCTCCTCATGTCGATAATCACGACTTTCTTCGTCCATTCTGCACCGTTTCTTTCCTTAGTGAATGCAATATCCTCTTCGGATCAAACCTAAAACTTGAGGAAAATGGTGAATATTCGGGTGGTTCATACTCATTACCGCTTCCAGTTGG ATCAGTGCTTGTGTTAAACGGCAATGGAGCTAATGTTGCTAAGCATTGTGTACCTGAAGTTCCTACAAAAAG AATATCAATTACATTTAGAAAAATGAACGAGTCAAAACGTCCAATCTGGTTCACACCAGAGCCTGATCTGCAATGGATACAGCCATTGCAAGTCGAGCTGGAATCGTCCAGTTCATCTGACCATGTTTATTAA
- the LOC106299410 gene encoding uncharacterized protein LOC106299410 isoform X1 has protein sequence MNASQINVASDRFCSLEQVDAVDMTLEDQEDACRYARREKHNFSREQRKLIQVMNVKRKRDFLCLENVNGEMVNILEGLELHTDVFNAVEQQKIVDKVCELQEKARKGELKRGFTPKGKGRSAIQFGCCFNYRTSKAGTPAGILRHETVEPLPALFKVIIRRLVEWHVLPPTCVPDCCVVNIYDEGDCIPPHVDNHDFLRPFCTVSFLSECNILFGSNLKLEENGEYSGGSYSLPLPVGSVLVLNGNGANVAKHCVPEVPTKRISITFRKMNESKRPIWFTPEPDLQWIQPLQVELESSSSSDHVY, from the exons ATGAACGCCTCACAAATCAACGTTGCCTCCGACCGATTCTGCTCTCTAGAACAAG TAGATGCTGTTGATATGACATTGGAGGATCAGGAAGATGCATGTAGATATGCGAGGCGTGAGAAACATAATTTCTCTAGGGAGCAGAGAAAGCTTATCCAGGTAATGAATGTAAAGAGAAAAAGAGACTTTCTTTGCTTGGAGAACGTTAACGGCGAGATGGTGAACATACTGGAGGGGCTCGAATTGCATACCGACGTTTTCAATGCAGTGGAACAGCAGAAGATAGTTGATAAAGTGTGTGAGCTACAAGAGAAGGCACGTAAAGGAGAACTAA AGCGTGGATTTACTCCTAAAGGAAAAGGACGTTCAGCTATTCAATTCGGTTGTTGTTTCAACTACCGAACA AGCAAAGCTGGAACCCCGGCTGGGATTCTTAGGCATGAAACTGTTGAACCATTACCTGCTCTTTTCAAAGTGATCATTAGAAGGTTGGTTGAATGGCATGTCCTGCCTCCAACTTGTGTACCTGATTGTTGTGTCGTCAACATCTATGATGAAGGTGATTGCATACCTCCTCATGTCGATAATCACGACTTTCTTCGTCCATTCTGCACCGTTTCTTTCCTTAGTGAATGCAATATCCTCTTCGGATCAAACCTAAAACTTGAGGAAAATGGTGAATATTCGGGTGGTTCATACTCATTACCGCTTCCAGTTGG ATCAGTGCTTGTGTTAAACGGCAATGGAGCTAATGTTGCTAAGCATTGTGTACCTGAAGTTCCTACAAAAAG AATATCAATTACATTTAGAAAAATGAACGAGTCAAAACGTCCAATCTGGTTCACACCAGAGCCTGATCTGCAATGGATACAGCCATTGCAAGTCGAGCTGGAATCGTCCAGTTCATCTGACCATGTTTATTAA
- the LOC106299410 gene encoding uncharacterized protein LOC106299410 isoform X3 translates to MNASQINVASDRFCSLEQVDAVDMTLEDQEDACRYARREKHNFSREQRKLIQVMNVKRKRDFLCLENVNGEMVNILEGLELHTDVFNAVEQQKIVDKVCELQEKARKGELKRGFTPKGKGRSAIQFGCCFNYRTSKAGTPAGILRHETVEPLPALFKVIIRRLVEWHVLPPTCVPDCCVVNIYDEGDCIPPHVDNHDFLRPFCTVSFLSECNILFGSNLKLEENGEYSGGSYSLPLPISACVKRQWS, encoded by the exons ATGAACGCCTCACAAATCAACGTTGCCTCCGACCGATTCTGCTCTCTAGAACAAG TAGATGCTGTTGATATGACATTGGAGGATCAGGAAGATGCATGTAGATATGCGAGGCGTGAGAAACATAATTTCTCTAGGGAGCAGAGAAAGCTTATCCAGGTAATGAATGTAAAGAGAAAAAGAGACTTTCTTTGCTTGGAGAACGTTAACGGCGAGATGGTGAACATACTGGAGGGGCTCGAATTGCATACCGACGTTTTCAATGCAGTGGAACAGCAGAAGATAGTTGATAAAGTGTGTGAGCTACAAGAGAAGGCACGTAAAGGAGAACTAA AGCGTGGATTTACTCCTAAAGGAAAAGGACGTTCAGCTATTCAATTCGGTTGTTGTTTCAACTACCGAACA AGCAAAGCTGGAACCCCGGCTGGGATTCTTAGGCATGAAACTGTTGAACCATTACCTGCTCTTTTCAAAGTGATCATTAGAAGGTTGGTTGAATGGCATGTCCTGCCTCCAACTTGTGTACCTGATTGTTGTGTCGTCAACATCTATGATGAAGGTGATTGCATACCTCCTCATGTCGATAATCACGACTTTCTTCGTCCATTCTGCACCGTTTCTTTCCTTAGTGAATGCAATATCCTCTTCGGATCAAACCTAAAACTTGAGGAAAATGGTGAATATTCGGGTGGTTCATACTCATTACCGCTTCCA ATCAGTGCTTGTGTTAAACGGCAATGGAGCTAA
- the LOC106299558 gene encoding oleosin 16 kDa has product MASDIQHRPVYGSTTVPRSTNINNPVASFLRQLQSKARNHSGQLFGLLAFFISGGILLLLTGITVTAFVLGFIAFLPIIIISSPIWIPLFLLVTGFLSLAGMVFGTAALISWTYRYFKGMHPVGSDQVDYARSRIFDTAAHVKDYAGGYFHGKQKDAAPGA; this is encoded by the coding sequence ATGGCTAGCGACATCCAACACAGACCCGTGTACGGCTCAACCACCGTGCCTCGCAGCACCAACATTAACAATCCAGTCGCATCCTTTCTCCGTCAGCTACAATCAAAAGCTCGTAATCACTCTGGCCAGCTTTTCGGCCTTCTTGCATTCTTCATCTCCGGTGGAATACTCCTCTTACTCACTGGAATCACCGTCACAGCTTTCGTCCTTGGATTCATCGCTTTCCTTCCAATCATCATCATCTCAAGCCCTATATGGATCCCTTTGTTCCTCCTTGTAACCGGCTTCTTGTCCCTCGCTGGAATGGTATTCGGTACGGCGGCTTTGATCTCGTGGACGTATAGGTATTTTAAAGGCATGCACCCTGTCGGGTCGGATCAAGTGGATTATGCTCGGAGTCGGATATTTGACACGGCTGCTCATGTCAAAGACTATGCTGGTGGATACTTCCATGGCAAGCAGAAAGATGCAGCACCTGGTGCATGA